The following are encoded together in the Streptomyces sp. NBC_01465 genome:
- a CDS encoding arginine repressor translates to MTEAQETEHNGPSVPQTRTARHRRIVDILNRQPVRSQSQLAKLLADDGLSVTQATLSRDLDELGAVKIRNTGGELIYAVPSEGGYRTPQAPLGESAKEERMRRLSSELLISAEASANLVVLRTPPGAAQFLASAIDQAELHDILGTIAGDDTLMLISRDPSGGQALADHLLRLAQNDR, encoded by the coding sequence ATGACCGAGGCGCAGGAGACCGAGCACAACGGCCCGTCCGTGCCCCAGACCCGCACGGCCCGCCACCGCCGGATCGTGGACATCCTCAACCGGCAGCCGGTCCGCTCCCAGAGCCAGCTCGCCAAGCTGCTCGCGGACGACGGGCTGAGCGTCACCCAGGCGACGCTCTCCCGCGACCTCGACGAGCTGGGCGCGGTCAAGATCCGCAACACGGGCGGCGAGCTGATCTACGCGGTGCCCAGCGAGGGCGGATACCGCACCCCGCAGGCGCCGCTCGGCGAGTCGGCGAAGGAGGAACGGATGCGCCGCCTCTCCTCGGAACTCCTGATCTCCGCCGAGGCCTCGGCCAATCTCGTCGTCCTGCGTACGCCGCCGGGCGCGGCCCAGTTCCTCGCCTCGGCGATCGACCAGGCCGAACTGCACGACATCCTCGGCACCATCGCCGGCGACGACACCCTGATGCTGATCAGCCGCGACCCGAGCGGCGGCCAGGCGCTCGCGGACCATCTGCTGCGCCTGGCCCAGAACGACCGCTAG
- a CDS encoding acetylornithine transaminase: MSNQELSQRWQGALMDNYGTPKLSLVRGEGAKLWDADGKQYTDFVGGIAVNALGHAHPAVVAAVTHQISQLGHVSNLFIAEPPVALAERLLQIFGRQGRVYFCNSGAEANEAAFKIGRLTGRTHMVATEGGFHGRTMGALALTGQPGKQTGFKPLPGDVTHVPFGDVEALRAAVTENTAFVIIEPIQGEIGVAVPPKGYLRAAREITRATGTLLVLDEVQTGVGRTGTWFEYQAHEGVDPDVVTLAKGLGGGLPLGATIAFGDAAELLHPGQHGTTFGGNPVACAAGLAVLDTIEGDGILDQVKRTSEKLRDGIETLGHPLIAHVRGAGLLLGIVLTEPLASQVQQAALDAGFLVNAPAPDVVRLMPPLNIGDDEVDAFLRALPGVLDAANGEERS, from the coding sequence ATGAGCAACCAGGAACTGTCGCAGCGCTGGCAGGGCGCGCTGATGGACAACTACGGAACCCCGAAGCTCTCCCTCGTACGCGGCGAGGGCGCGAAGCTCTGGGACGCCGACGGCAAGCAGTACACCGACTTCGTCGGCGGCATCGCGGTCAACGCGCTCGGCCACGCCCACCCGGCGGTCGTCGCCGCGGTCACCCACCAGATCTCGCAGCTCGGCCACGTCTCCAACCTCTTCATCGCCGAGCCGCCCGTGGCGCTCGCCGAACGGCTCCTGCAGATCTTCGGACGCCAGGGCCGGGTCTACTTCTGCAACTCGGGCGCCGAGGCCAACGAAGCCGCCTTCAAGATCGGCAGGCTCACCGGCCGCACCCACATGGTCGCCACCGAGGGCGGCTTCCACGGCCGCACCATGGGAGCCCTCGCGCTGACCGGCCAGCCCGGCAAGCAGACCGGTTTCAAGCCACTCCCCGGCGATGTGACCCATGTGCCGTTCGGCGACGTGGAGGCGCTGCGCGCCGCCGTCACCGAGAACACCGCCTTCGTGATCATCGAGCCCATCCAGGGCGAGATCGGCGTGGCCGTCCCGCCCAAGGGCTATCTGCGGGCCGCCCGTGAGATCACCCGCGCCACCGGCACCCTCCTGGTCCTCGACGAGGTCCAGACGGGCGTCGGCAGGACCGGCACCTGGTTCGAGTACCAGGCGCACGAAGGCGTCGACCCCGACGTCGTCACCCTCGCCAAGGGCCTGGGCGGCGGGCTGCCGCTCGGCGCGACCATCGCCTTCGGCGATGCGGCCGAGCTGCTCCACCCCGGCCAGCACGGCACCACCTTCGGCGGGAATCCGGTGGCCTGCGCCGCCGGCCTGGCCGTGCTCGACACGATCGAGGGCGACGGAATCCTCGACCAGGTGAAGCGGACCAGTGAGAAGCTGCGCGACGGAATCGAGACTCTGGGCCACCCGCTGATCGCCCACGTCCGTGGTGCGGGCCTGCTGCTGGGTATCGTGCTCACCGAGCCCCTCGCATCCCAGGTGCAGCAGGCGGCTCTGGACGCAGGCTTCCTGGTGAACGCGCCCGCCCCCGATGTCGTACGGCTGATGCCGCCGCTGAACATCGGCGACGACGAGGTGGACGCGTTCCTCCGGGCACTGCCCGGCGTTCTCGACGCGGCCAACGGGGAAGAGCGATCTTGA
- the argB gene encoding acetylglutamate kinase, with amino-acid sequence MSTRRHTALPKAQILVEALPWLTRHQGKTVVIKFGGNAMIDEELKAAFAQDIVFLHHAGLKPVVVHGGGPQISKALDRHGIVSEFKAGLRVTTEDAMDVVRMVLAGGVQRELVGLLNRHGPLAVGLTGEDAHTITATKHQPRIEGELVDIGRVGEITEINTGAIEALLADGRIPVVSSIARSQDDHHVYNVNADTAAAALAAALDAETLMVLTDVEGLYEDWPNSDEVISRLTATELEKLLPDLASGMVPKMEGCLHAVRNGVNTARVIDGRVQHSILLEIFTDEGIGTMVVPDAQTQGES; translated from the coding sequence ATGAGCACACGACGGCACACCGCACTGCCCAAGGCGCAGATCCTCGTCGAGGCGCTGCCCTGGCTGACCCGTCACCAGGGCAAGACCGTCGTCATCAAGTTCGGCGGAAACGCCATGATCGACGAGGAGTTGAAGGCCGCCTTCGCGCAGGACATCGTCTTCCTGCACCACGCGGGCCTCAAGCCCGTCGTCGTGCACGGCGGCGGCCCGCAGATCAGCAAGGCCCTCGACCGGCACGGCATCGTCAGCGAGTTCAAGGCGGGCCTGCGCGTCACCACCGAGGACGCCATGGACGTCGTACGGATGGTGCTCGCCGGCGGGGTCCAGCGGGAACTCGTAGGCCTGCTCAACCGGCACGGCCCGCTCGCCGTCGGCCTCACCGGCGAGGACGCGCACACCATCACCGCCACCAAGCACCAGCCCCGTATCGAGGGCGAGTTGGTCGACATCGGCCGCGTCGGCGAGATCACCGAGATCAACACCGGTGCCATCGAAGCCCTGCTCGCCGACGGCCGTATCCCGGTCGTCTCCTCGATCGCCCGCTCCCAGGACGACCACCATGTCTACAACGTCAATGCTGATACGGCGGCTGCGGCACTCGCTGCTGCGCTGGACGCCGAGACCCTGATGGTCCTCACGGACGTCGAGGGACTCTACGAGGACTGGCCGAACAGCGACGAGGTGATCAGCCGTCTCACCGCCACCGAGCTGGAGAAGCTCCTGCCCGACCTGGCCAGCGGGATGGTCCCCAAGATGGAGGGCTGTCTGCACGCGGTGCGCAACGGCGTCAACACCGCCCGCGTGATCGACGGCCGCGTCCAGCACTCGATCCTGCTGGAGATCTTCACCGACGAAGGAATCGGCACGATGGTCGTGCCCGACGCGCAGACACAGGGGGAGTCATGA
- the argJ gene encoding bifunctional glutamate N-acetyltransferase/amino-acid acetyltransferase ArgJ has protein sequence MSVTAAQGFTAAGIAAGIKESGSPDLALVVNNGPRRAAAGVFTSNRVKAAPVLWSEQVLKGGEVTAVVLNSGGANACTGPKGFQDTHATAEKVAESLNTAGYDETGGHSSGMVAVASTGLIGVLLPMDKLLPGVDKAVAQLNAHGGEKAAIAIKTTDTVHKTSVATGNGWTVGGMAKGAGMLAPGLATMLVVLTTDADLDSATLDKALRDATRQTFDRVDSDGCMSTNDTVLLLASGASEVAPDYQEFAEAVRTVCDDLARQLIGDAEGASKDIRIEVINAASEDDAVEVGRSIARNNLLKCAIHGEDPNWGRVLSAIGTTSAAFEPDELNVAINGVWVCRDGSVGDDRDLVDMRYREVKITADLAAGSESAVIWANDLTADYVHENSAYSS, from the coding sequence GTGAGCGTCACGGCAGCACAGGGATTCACGGCGGCGGGCATCGCCGCCGGAATCAAGGAGAGCGGCAGCCCCGACCTGGCCCTCGTGGTCAACAACGGTCCGCGCCGCGCCGCTGCGGGCGTCTTCACCTCCAACCGTGTGAAGGCCGCCCCCGTCCTCTGGTCGGAGCAGGTCCTCAAGGGCGGAGAGGTCACCGCCGTCGTCCTCAACTCCGGTGGCGCCAACGCCTGTACGGGACCGAAGGGCTTCCAGGACACGCACGCCACGGCGGAGAAGGTGGCCGAGTCGCTCAACACCGCCGGGTATGACGAGACGGGCGGTCACAGCTCTGGAATGGTCGCGGTTGCCTCCACCGGACTGATCGGCGTCCTGCTGCCGATGGACAAGTTGCTGCCCGGGGTCGACAAGGCGGTCGCGCAGCTGAACGCGCACGGCGGCGAGAAGGCCGCCATCGCCATCAAGACCACCGACACCGTCCACAAGACGTCGGTCGCCACCGGCAACGGCTGGACCGTCGGCGGCATGGCCAAGGGCGCGGGCATGCTCGCCCCCGGCCTCGCCACCATGCTGGTCGTCCTCACCACCGACGCCGACCTGGACAGCGCCACGCTCGACAAGGCGCTGCGCGACGCCACCCGCCAGACCTTCGACCGGGTCGACTCCGACGGCTGCATGTCCACCAACGACACCGTGCTGCTGCTCGCCTCCGGAGCCTCCGAAGTCGCCCCGGACTACCAGGAGTTCGCGGAGGCCGTACGTACCGTCTGCGACGACCTCGCCCGCCAGCTGATCGGCGACGCGGAGGGGGCCAGCAAGGACATCCGTATCGAGGTGATCAACGCCGCGAGCGAGGACGACGCCGTCGAGGTGGGCCGGTCCATCGCCCGCAACAACCTCCTCAAGTGCGCCATCCACGGCGAGGACCCCAACTGGGGCCGCGTGCTCTCCGCGATCGGCACCACCTCCGCCGCCTTCGAGCCCGACGAGCTGAACGTCGCCATCAACGGCGTCTGGGTCTGCAGAGACGGTTCCGTCGGCGACGACCGGGACCTGGTCGACATGCGCTACCGCGAGGTGAAGATCACCGCCGACCTGGCCGCAGGCTCCGAGTCGGCCGTGATCTGGGCCAACGACCTGACCGCGGACTACGTCCACGAGAACAGCGCGTACAGCTCATGA
- the argC gene encoding N-acetyl-gamma-glutamyl-phosphate reductase, which produces MAVRAAVAGASGYAGGEVLRLLLAHPGIEIGALTGNSNAGQKLGSLQPHLHPLAGRTLEPTTPEVLAGHDVVFLALPHGQSAAVAEQLGDDVLVVDMGADFRLKDAADWETFYGSPHAGTWPYGLPELPGGRAALAGSKRIAVPGCYPTAVSLALFPAYEAGLAEPEAVIVAASGSSGAGKAAKPHLLGSEVMGSMSPYGVGGGHRHTPEMIQNLSAAADERVSVSFTPTLAPMSRGILATCSAKAKPGVTAETVRAAYEKALADEPFVYLLPEGQWPATASVYGSNAVQIQVAYDEAAGRIIAISGIDNLTKGTAGGAIQSMNIALGLPEDTGLSTIGVAP; this is translated from the coding sequence ATGGCGGTACGAGCAGCAGTGGCAGGGGCGAGCGGGTACGCGGGCGGGGAAGTCCTGCGTCTGCTCCTCGCGCACCCCGGCATCGAGATCGGCGCCCTCACCGGCAACTCCAACGCCGGACAGAAGCTCGGCTCGCTGCAGCCGCACCTGCACCCGCTCGCCGGACGCACCCTGGAGCCGACCACCCCCGAGGTGCTCGCCGGCCATGACGTCGTCTTCCTCGCGCTGCCCCACGGCCAGTCCGCCGCCGTCGCCGAACAGCTCGGCGACGATGTGCTCGTCGTCGACATGGGCGCCGACTTCCGGCTGAAGGACGCGGCCGACTGGGAGACGTTCTACGGCTCCCCGCACGCCGGCACCTGGCCCTACGGCCTCCCCGAACTCCCGGGCGGGCGGGCGGCGTTGGCGGGCAGCAAGCGCATCGCCGTGCCCGGCTGCTACCCGACCGCCGTCTCCCTCGCGCTCTTCCCCGCGTACGAGGCCGGGCTCGCCGAGCCCGAAGCGGTGATCGTCGCGGCCTCGGGCAGCTCCGGCGCGGGCAAGGCGGCGAAACCGCATCTGCTCGGCTCCGAGGTCATGGGCTCCATGTCCCCGTACGGCGTCGGCGGTGGCCACCGCCACACCCCCGAGATGATCCAGAACCTCTCCGCCGCGGCGGACGAGCGCGTCTCCGTCTCCTTCACCCCGACGCTCGCCCCGATGTCCCGCGGCATCCTCGCCACGTGCTCGGCGAAGGCGAAGCCCGGGGTGACCGCCGAGACCGTACGGGCGGCGTACGAGAAGGCCCTGGCCGACGAGCCGTTCGTATACCTCCTCCCCGAGGGGCAGTGGCCCGCCACCGCTTCCGTGTACGGCTCCAACGCCGTGCAGATCCAGGTCGCGTACGACGAGGCCGCAGGCCGCATCATCGCGATCAGCGGCATCGACAACCTCACCAAGGGCACTGCCGGCGGCGCGATCCAGAGCATGAACATCGCCCTCGGACTTCCCGAGGACACCGGACTTTCCACGATCGGAGTAGCACCGTGA
- a CDS encoding HEAT repeat domain-containing protein translates to MLIGEVARRSGVSARMLRHYESLGLVRPSGRTGSGYREYSAEDIRRIFHVESLRSLGLSLREIGRALDDDGFVPSELIGDLVLRTRERIAAETELLTRLSRIDAADPSDWEDVLQVVALLQALGSKSADTRQRAALSSDDAVPVEALVEAALRETDPVVAGTLRWALARSGDGGPALLVKALGSPTAAVRERAVRSLAELPGDEAAAYLRDALAHPDDAVRGCAALALGARGESEAVPTLMDMIVEGRNDTDAADALSVLAGDTATADRIAAGLVERLADDSADPRARGRLTQALGGVQGTTASAALVELEQDGDRAVALTATYLRRLRA, encoded by the coding sequence GTGCTGATCGGTGAGGTGGCGCGACGGTCCGGGGTCAGTGCCCGCATGCTCCGGCACTACGAGTCGCTCGGTCTGGTGCGGCCCTCGGGCCGTACCGGCTCCGGGTATCGGGAGTACTCCGCGGAGGACATCCGGCGGATCTTCCATGTCGAGAGCCTGCGGTCGCTGGGTCTTTCGCTGCGTGAAATCGGGCGCGCGCTCGACGACGACGGCTTCGTGCCCTCGGAGCTCATCGGCGACCTCGTCCTGCGGACACGCGAACGCATCGCGGCCGAGACCGAGTTGCTCACGCGGCTGAGCCGCATCGACGCAGCGGACCCCAGCGACTGGGAGGACGTCCTCCAGGTCGTCGCGCTCCTCCAGGCGCTGGGCTCCAAGAGCGCGGACACGCGCCAGCGCGCGGCGCTCTCCTCGGACGACGCGGTGCCGGTGGAGGCACTGGTCGAGGCAGCCCTGAGGGAGACGGACCCGGTCGTCGCCGGGACCCTGCGCTGGGCGCTGGCCCGCTCGGGCGACGGCGGTCCGGCCCTTCTGGTGAAGGCCCTGGGCTCACCGACGGCCGCCGTACGGGAACGTGCGGTCCGCTCCCTCGCCGAACTGCCGGGGGACGAGGCCGCCGCATACCTCCGTGACGCTCTCGCGCACCCCGACGACGCGGTCCGCGGGTGTGCGGCGCTGGCGCTCGGGGCACGAGGGGAGTCCGAGGCGGTTCCGACGCTCATGGACATGATCGTGGAGGGCCGCAACGACACCGATGCCGCTGATGCGCTCAGCGTGCTGGCGGGCGACACCGCGACGGCGGACCGGATCGCGGCCGGCCTCGTCGAGCGCCTCGCCGACGACTCCGCCGATCCGCGCGCACGCGGGCGACTGACCCAGGCGCTGGGGGGTGTCCAGGGGACGACCGCCTCGGCTGCCCTGGTGGAACTGGAGCAGGACGGGGACCGCGCGGTCGCGCTGACGGCGACGTACCTGCGCAGGCTGCGCGCCTGA
- a CDS encoding HEAT repeat domain-containing protein, which produces MTTTTALQALEDSSASVRLRAALEVGTTPDPSFVEPLMERCAVEPEFFVRDMLTWALTRHPAASTLPALLRALRSERAQARSQALHTLSKIGDGRAWPALTRTLLTDADDEVARSAWRAAVLLVPEGEETALAAALVTQLGRGGRETQLSLSRALVALGEATVPALRAATAAPDPRTRVHAVATERLLRDPDTGFEFAIEEAKRVVALGGSGQEGR; this is translated from the coding sequence ATGACGACCACGACAGCGCTTCAGGCGTTGGAGGACAGCAGTGCGTCCGTGCGGCTGCGGGCCGCTCTCGAAGTCGGTACGACGCCGGACCCGAGCTTCGTCGAGCCGCTCATGGAGCGATGCGCGGTGGAGCCCGAGTTCTTCGTGCGCGACATGCTGACCTGGGCGCTCACCCGCCACCCGGCGGCGTCGACGCTGCCCGCACTGCTCCGCGCACTCCGCTCGGAGCGTGCGCAGGCGCGGAGCCAGGCGCTGCACACCCTGTCCAAGATCGGGGACGGGCGGGCCTGGCCGGCCCTCACCCGGACGCTGCTGACGGACGCCGACGACGAGGTGGCGCGCAGCGCCTGGCGGGCCGCGGTCCTGCTCGTACCGGAGGGCGAGGAGACCGCGCTGGCCGCAGCGCTGGTGACTCAACTCGGGCGCGGTGGACGGGAGACGCAGCTGAGTCTCAGCCGGGCGTTGGTCGCGCTCGGCGAAGCGACGGTGCCGGCGCTACGAGCAGCAACGGCGGCCCCCGACCCACGCACGCGGGTGCACGCGGTCGCCACGGAGCGGCTGCTGCGCGACCCGGACACCGGGTTCGAGTTCGCGATCGAGGAGGCGAAGCGCGTCGTCGCTCTCGGCGGCTCCGGTCAGGAGGGACGATAG
- a CDS encoding MBL fold metallo-hydrolase: protein MRITKYTHSCVRLELDGGGTLVIDPGIWSEPRALTGADAVLVTHEHGDHVDALRLKGLGVPVYAPEGARIPGLDFRCVRAGEEFTAAGFRVSAHGGRHARIYGDLPDCANLAYLVEDSLYHPGDSLHRPDRPVETLLVPLQASWLKTDEAIDFVRDVAPQRAYGIHDAQINERGLSSINGWLTDECGDRYHWLPPGASA from the coding sequence ATGCGGATCACCAAGTACACCCACTCCTGTGTCCGCCTGGAGCTCGACGGAGGGGGCACGCTGGTCATCGACCCCGGCATCTGGAGCGAGCCCAGGGCCCTCACCGGCGCCGATGCCGTCCTGGTGACCCATGAGCACGGCGACCACGTCGACGCGCTGCGGCTGAAAGGTCTCGGCGTGCCCGTGTACGCACCCGAAGGGGCCCGGATCCCCGGCCTCGACTTCCGGTGCGTCCGCGCCGGTGAGGAGTTCACCGCGGCCGGATTCAGGGTGAGCGCCCACGGCGGGCGGCATGCGCGCATCTACGGCGACCTCCCGGACTGCGCCAACCTCGCCTACCTCGTCGAGGACAGCCTCTACCACCCCGGTGACTCGCTGCACCGCCCCGACCGTCCGGTGGAGACCCTCCTCGTCCCGCTGCAGGCGTCCTGGCTGAAGACGGACGAGGCCATCGACTTCGTACGTGACGTCGCTCCGCAGCGGGCGTACGGAATCCATGACGCGCAGATCAACGAGCGGGGGCTGAGCAGCATCAACGGCTGGCTCACCGACGAGTGCGGCGACCGCTACCACTGGCTGCCGCCGGGCGCGTCCGCATAG
- a CDS encoding histidine phosphatase family protein: MDTRVTLVAAARSSSRLAERFDDDRPLDQTGWHEIQLVAHTLVPLGAAELRYCSPTARSRATGEALGYAPLVQPALSDCDMGRWRGYTLSEVTAREPGAVDAWLADPRSAPHGGESLLAFISRIGRWLDTRPADAAGSIVAVAEPAVVRAALVYALKAPPSAYWNVDVRPLSTVTVSGRAGRWSLRLEAGV; encoded by the coding sequence ATGGACACACGGGTCACGCTGGTCGCCGCCGCGCGCAGTTCCTCCCGCCTCGCCGAGCGGTTCGACGACGACCGGCCGCTCGACCAGACCGGCTGGCACGAGATCCAGCTCGTCGCGCACACCCTCGTCCCCCTCGGCGCGGCCGAGCTGCGCTACTGCTCACCGACCGCCCGCTCCCGCGCCACCGGCGAGGCGCTCGGCTACGCCCCGCTCGTCCAGCCCGCGCTCAGCGACTGCGACATGGGCCGCTGGCGCGGTTACACCCTGTCCGAGGTGACGGCCCGCGAACCGGGCGCCGTCGACGCCTGGCTCGCCGACCCGCGCTCGGCCCCGCACGGCGGCGAGTCACTGCTCGCCTTCATCTCGCGGATAGGCCGCTGGCTGGACACCCGGCCCGCTGATGCCGCCGGCAGCATCGTGGCGGTGGCCGAACCGGCCGTCGTACGGGCGGCTCTGGTGTACGCGCTGAAGGCGCCCCCGTCCGCGTACTGGAACGTGGACGTCCGCCCGCTCTCGACGGTCACGGTCAGCGGCCGGGCGGGCCGCTGGAGCCTGCGGCTGGAGGCCGGGGTCTGA
- a CDS encoding DUF6314 family protein, translating into MPHPVPDTLAYLAGTWSVERTVRDLAGGAEGRFTGRTEFGPLDGGGLLHHESGVFTWQGVARPAERTLRFLPGEAAGTVEVHFSDGRFFHALDLRTGRHTADHPCSADLYRGEFEVLGPDSWRMVWRVRGPAKDLLLVTEFARPAP; encoded by the coding sequence ATGCCGCACCCCGTGCCCGACACCCTGGCCTATCTGGCGGGGACCTGGAGCGTGGAGCGCACGGTCCGTGATCTGGCTGGTGGCGCGGAGGGGCGGTTCACGGGGCGTACGGAGTTCGGGCCGCTGGACGGCGGCGGGCTGCTGCACCACGAGTCCGGTGTGTTCACCTGGCAGGGTGTGGCGCGGCCGGCGGAGCGGACGCTGCGGTTCCTGCCCGGGGAGGCAGCCGGGACCGTGGAGGTCCACTTCTCCGACGGGCGGTTCTTCCACGCTCTGGATCTGCGGACGGGGCGCCACACCGCCGACCATCCGTGCTCGGCCGACCTCTACCGGGGCGAGTTCGAGGTGCTCGGGCCCGACAGCTGGCGGATGGTGTGGCGGGTGCGCGGGCCGGCCAAGGATCTGCTGCTCGTCACGGAGTTCGCACGGCCCGCCCCTTGA
- a CDS encoding GNAT family N-acetyltransferase, whose translation MNDTTFGAYEISADPARLDAVRIHHWLSTDAYWAMGRSRKKQDLAIAGSLNFGAYDATSGEQVAYARVITDGATFAWLCDVYVDRQARGTGLGTALVTAVRDHLEPSGLRRILLATADAHGVYEKVGFTVLESPEKWMALGAQ comes from the coding sequence ATGAACGACACGACCTTCGGCGCGTACGAGATATCCGCGGACCCGGCCCGGCTGGACGCGGTCCGCATCCACCACTGGCTCTCCACCGACGCCTACTGGGCGATGGGCCGCAGCCGCAAGAAGCAGGACCTCGCCATCGCCGGATCGCTCAACTTCGGTGCGTACGACGCCACTTCGGGCGAGCAGGTCGCCTACGCCCGCGTCATCACCGACGGCGCCACCTTCGCCTGGCTCTGCGACGTGTACGTCGACCGCCAGGCCCGCGGCACAGGCCTCGGCACCGCCCTGGTGACCGCCGTACGCGACCACCTGGAGCCCAGCGGTCTGCGGCGCATCCTGCTCGCGACCGCGGACGCCCACGGGGTGTACGAGAAGGTCGGCTTCACGGTCCTGGAGAGCCCGGAGAAGTGGATGGCGCTCGGCGCGCAGTGA